One window of Cervus elaphus chromosome 6, mCerEla1.1, whole genome shotgun sequence genomic DNA carries:
- the LOC122696611 gene encoding kinesin-like protein KIF11, translated as MEGERSPNEEYTWEEDPLAGIIPCTLHQIFEKLTDNGTEFSVKVSLLEIYNEELFDLLNPSSDVSERLQMFDDPHSKRGVIIKGLEEITVHNKDEVYQVLEKGAAKRTTTATLMNAYSRKL; from the exons ATGGAAGGTGAAAGGTCCCCTAATGAAGAGTATACTTGGGAGGAG GATCCTTTGGCTGGTATCATTCCATGTACTCTTCATCAGATTTTTGAGAAACTTACTGATAATGGTACTGAATTTTCAGTGAAAGTGTCGCTGTTGGAAATCTATAATGAAGAGCTCTTTGATCTCCTTAATCCATCTTCTGATGTTTCTGAGAGACTGCAGATGTTTGATGATCCCCATAGCAAG AGGGGAGTGATAATCAAAGGTTTAGAAGAAATTACAGTACACAACAAGGATGAAGTCTATCAAGTtttggagaagggggcagcaaaaAGGACAACCACAGCAACTTTGATGAACGCCTACTCTAG GAAACTCTGA
- the LOC122696610 gene encoding LOW QUALITY PROTEIN: probable ATP-dependent RNA helicase DDX23 (The sequence of the model RefSeq protein was modified relative to this genomic sequence to represent the inferred CDS: inserted 1 base in 1 codon; substituted 1 base at 1 genomic stop codon): MAGELADKKDRDASPSKEERKRSRTPDRDRDRDRDRKSSPSKDRKRHRSRDRRRGISCSCSXSRSKSTERDSRHKERERDKERDRNEKDRDRDKDGHRRDKDRKRSSLSPGRGKDFKSRKDRDSRKDEEDEHGDKKPKAWPLSLEELLAKKKAEEEAEAKPKFLSKAKREAEALKRRQQEVEERQRMLEEERKKRKQFQDLGRKMLEDPQERERRERRERMERETNGNEDEEGWQKIREEKDKSKELHAIKERYLGGIKKRRRTRHLNDRKFVFEWDASEDTSIDYNPLYKEWHQVQLLGRGFIAGIDLKQQKREQSRFYGDLMEKRRTREEKEQEEARLRKLRKKEAKQRWDDRHWSQKKLDEMTDRDWWIFXEDYSITTKGGKIPNPIRSWKDSSLPPHILEVIDKCGYKEPTPIQRQAIPTGLQNRDIIGVAETGSGKTAAFLIPLLVWITTLPKIERIQESDQGPYAIILAPTRELAQQIEEETIKFGKPLGIRTVAVIGGISREDQGFRLRMGCEIVIATPGCLIDVLENRYLVLSRCTYVVLDEADRMIDMGFEPDVQKILEHMPVSNQKPDTDEAEDPEKMLANFESGKHKYRQTVMFTATMPPAVKRLARSYLQRPAVVYIGSAGKPHERVEQKVFLMSESKKRKKLLAILEQGFDPPIIIFVHQKGCDVLAKSLEKMGYNACMLHGGKGQEQREFALSNLKAGAKDILVATNVAGRGIDTQDVSMVVNYDKAKNIEDYIHRIGCMGRAGKSGVAITFLTKEDSAVFYELKQAILESPVSSCPPELANHPDAQHKPGTILTKKRREETIFA; the protein is encoded by the exons ATGGCAGGAGAGCTGGCTGATAAGAAGGACCGTGATGCATCACCTtccaaggaggaaaggaagcgATCTCGGACTCCTGACAGAGACCGCGATAGAGACCGAGACCGGAAGTCTTCCCCATCTAAAGACAGGAAACGGCATCGTTCAAGGGATAGGCGTAGAGGAATCAGCTGCTCTTGCT CTTCCCGATCCAAGTCTACGGAAAGAGATAGTCGGCACAAAGAGCGAGAGCGAGATAAGGAACGAGATCGGAATGAGAAAGACCGAGACCGGGATAAGGATGGGCACCGAAGGGACAAGGACCGCAAGCGATCCAGTTTATCTCCTGGCCGAGGAAAAGATTTTAAATCTCGGAAAGACAGAGACTCTAGAAAGGATGAAGAGGATGAACATGGTGATAAGAAGCCTAAGGCCTGGCCATTATCCCTGGAGGAACTTCTGGCCAAGAAAAAGGCCGAGGAGGAAGCCGAGGCCAAGCCCAAGTTCCTCTCCAAAGCAAAACGGGAGGCTGAAGCCCTGAAGCGACGGCAACAGGAGGTGGAGGAGCGGCAGAGGATGCttgaagaagagaggaagaaaaggaaacagttcCAAGACTTGGGCCGGAAAATGTTGGAAGACCCTCAGGAACGGGAACGTCGGGAGCGCAGGgagaggatggagagagagacCAATGGGAATGAAGATGAGGAAGGGTGGCAGAAGATCCGGGAGGAGAAGGATAAGAGCAAGGAGCTGCACGCCATTAAGGAGCGTTACCTCGGTGGCATCAAGAAGCGGCGCCGGACAAGGCATCTCAACGACCGCAAGTTTGTCTTTGAGTGGGATGCGTCTGAGGACACTTCCATCGACTACAACCCCTTGTACAAAGAATGGCACCAGGTACAGTTGTTGGGGCGAGGCTTCATTGCAGGCATTGACCTGAAGCAGCAGAAACGAGAGCAGTCGCGTTTCTATGGAGACCTAATGGAGAAGAGGCGGACACGGGAAGaaaaggagcaggaggaggcaaGACTCCGCAAACTTCGGAAGAAGGAAGCCAAGCAACGCTGGGATGATCGGCATTGGTCCCAGAAAAAGTTGGATGAGATGACAGACAGGGACTGGTGGATCTTCTGAGAGGACTACAGCATCACCACCAAAGGTGGCAAGATCCCCAATCCCATCCGATCCTGGAAAGACTCTTCTCTGCCTCCACACATCTTGGAGGTCATCGATAAGTGTGGCTACAAGGAGCCAACACCTATCCAGCGTCAGGCAATCCCCACTGGGCTACAGAATCGTGACATCATTGGAGTGGCTGAGACTGGCAGTGGCAAGACAGCAGCCTTCCTCATCCCGTTGCTAGTCTGGATTACCACTCTCCCCAAAATTGAGAGGATCCAAGAGTCCGACCAGGGCCCTTACGCTATCATCCTGGCCCCCACTCGTGAGCTGGCGCAGCAGATTGAGGAAGAGACCATCAAGTTTGGGAAGCCGCTGGGCATCCGCACCGTGGCCGTCATCGGCGGCATCTCCAGGGAAGACCAGGGCTTCCGGCTGCGCATGGGCTGTGAGATAGTGATTGCTACCCCGGGATGTCTGATCGATGTGCTAGAGAACCGCTACCTGGTGCTGAGCCGCTGTACCTATGTGGTTCTGGACGAGGCAGACAGGATGATTGACATGGGCTTTGAGCCAGACGTCCAGAAGATCCTGGAGCACATGCCTGTCAGCAATCAGAAGCCGGACACAGATGAGGCTGAGGACCCTGAGAAGATGCTGGCCAACTTTGAGTCAGGAAAACACAAGTACCGCCAAACAGTCATGTTCACGGCCACCATGCCCCCAGCGGTAAAGCGTCTGGCCCGGAGCTATCTTCAGCGACCTGCTGTGGTATACATTGGTTCTGCAGGCAAGCCCCATGAACGTGTGGAACAGAAAGTCTTCCTCATGTCAGAgtccaaaaagaggaaaaagctgCTGGCAATCTTGGAGCAAGGCTTTGATCCACCCATCATCATTTTTGTCCACCAGAAGGGCTGTGATGTTTTGGCTAAATCCCTGGAGAAGATGGGGTACAACGCTTGTATGCTGCACGGTGGAAAAGGCCAGGAGCAGCGAGAGTTTGCACTATCCAACCTCAAGGCTGGGGCCAAGGATATTTTGGTGGCTACAAATGTGGCGGGTCGTGGTATTGACACACAAGATGTATCTATGGTCGTCAACTATGACAAGGCCAAGAACATTGAGGATTACATCCACCGCATTGGCTGCATGGGACGAGCAGGCAAGAGTGGTGTGGCCATCACCTTCCTCACCAAAGAGGATTCTGCTGTGTTCTATGAGCTGAAGCAAGCCATTCTGGAGAGCCCAGTATCCTCCTGCCCGCCAGAGCTAGCCAACCATCCTGACGCCCAGcacaaaccaggcaccatcctcACCAAGAAGCGCCGGGAAGAGACCATCTTTGCCTGA
- the LOC122696657 gene encoding olfactory receptor 5L1-like — MEKENCTAVTDSTLLGFSDALELRVFLFLLFLSIYGATVLGNLGMIALIQVSSRLHIPMYFFLSHLSFVDFCYSTTIMLKILANILNDDKAISFLECAVQFYMFCTFVVTEVILLAVMACDRLVAICDPLLYMVTMSRNLCMELVFCCYFNGTVCSLIHLCLALQIPSYRSNLINHFCDFFCDLPRLLYLACCDVTVSQLVPYIVATFSEIITTMVIFTSYLFILTTILRMHSAEGKCKAFSTCASHPEAILVFHGTILFIYCRPQSSNSMDTDKVATVFYTVVIPMLSPLIYSLRNKDVKEALRKVVSSKIFSQIIFSKQDSGF, encoded by the coding sequence atggaaaaggaaaactgCACTGCTGTGACAGACTCCACCCTCCTCGGATTCTCAGATGCCCTGGAGCTCAGAGTCTTCCTCTTCCTGCTGTTTCTTTCCATCTATGGAGCCACAGTTTTGGGAAACCTGGGCATGATTGCCCTGATTCAGGTCAGCTCTCGACTCCACatccccatgtactttttcctcagccACTTGTCCTTTGTGGATTTCTGTTACTCCACGACCATCATGCTGAAGATTCTAGCTAACATCTTAAATGATGACAAGGCCATTTCCTTCCTGGAATGTGCTGTGCAATTCTACATGTTTTGCACATTTGTGGTAACTGAGGTCATTCTGCTGGCAGTGATGGCCTGTGACCGCCTTGTGGCCATCTGTGACCCACTGCTCTACATGGTCACCATGTCCCGGAATCTCTGCATGGAGTTGGTGTTTTGTTGCTACTTCAATGGTACTGTATGTTCTCTGATTCACTTGTGTTTAGCTCTTCAGATCCCATCCTACAGATCGAATCTGATCAACcacttttgtgatttcttttgtgATCTCCCCCGTCTCTTGTATCTTGCTTGCTGTGATGTCACTGTGAGTCAATTGGTGCCCTACATTGTGGCCACTTTCAGTGAGATCATCACCACCATGGTCATCTTCACCTCCTATTTGTTTATTCTCACCACCATCCTGAGGATGCACTCTGCAGAGGGGAAGTGCAAAGCCTTTTCCACCTGTGCTTCCCACCCTGAAGCCATCCTTGTCTTTCATGGAACAATCCTTTTCATTTATTGCCGGCCCCAATCTAGCAACAGCATGGATACCGACAAAGTGGCCACAGTGTTCTACACTGTAGTGATCCCCATGCTGAGCCCCCTTATCTACAGTTTGAGGAACAAGGATGTGAAAGAAGCTCTCAGAAAAGTGGTGAGCTCCAAAATATTTTCCCAGATAATATTCTCCAAGCAGGACTCAGGGTTCTAA